The following nucleotide sequence is from Pseudonocardia sp. C8.
CCGGTACGGCCGCGGGTCGCCCCGGTCGGCCGCGGTGCGGAGCATGCTCATCATCGGGGTGATCCCGACCCCGCCCGCGATCAGGACGAGCCCGGTGGACGGCACCGCGTCCGGGGTGAACGCGCCGTACGGGCCGTCCACCCAGACCGGGTCGCCGCGGCGCAGCTCGCGCAGCCGGGCGGCGAAGTCGCCGGTGTGCCGGACGGTGAACTCGACCCGCCCGCCGTCGGCCGCGGACGAGGCGATGGTGAACGGGTGCTCCTCCACCGACATGCGTTCCAGCCGCAGCCACGCGAACTGGCCGGGCCGGAACCACGGGCCGGCGTGCCGGCCGCGGCGCACCAGCACCAGCGTCGAGACCGTCGGGCTCTCCGGCCGCACCACGCGCACCCGGAACTCCCCGGCCGCGGCGCGGGCGCCCCAGCGCAGGACGAGCACCGCCACCAGCACCATCCCGAGACCGGCCAGCACGGGCCCCATGACGGCGTCGGTGACCAGGTTGTCCAGCCAGAACACGTGCAGCGCGGACGCCCCGACGACGAGCGCGGCCAGGCTCAGGTGCACCCAGCGCCAGACCTCGTGGGAGCCGGAGCGCACCCCGCGCACCGCCAGCACGAGCAGCAGCCCGATCGCGGCGGTGGCGATCGTGGCCGCCTGCCCGCGGGCGGGTGCGGCCATCGGGACCAGCAGCCCCACCCGTTCGGGCCGGTCGGCGACCACGCAGGCCAGGTGCAGGGCCACCAGGGCGCCGGCCAGCATCCCGAGCCTGCGGTGCAGACCGAGCAGGGTCTCCAGGCCGAGCGCGCCGGACAGGCCGCGCACCCGGGACGGGAGCACCGCGACGATCACCATCGCGGACAGCGCCAGCAACCCGGTCAGCACCGACATCTGGTGCAGCGGCGGCTGCGGGCCGGAGCGGAGCATCCAGATCACCGACGGGCCCACCAGGACGGCGACCAGCACGGACCCCCAGAGCAGGCGGGCACGGCGGTGCGCCAGCCAGGCGTCGGGGGGACGGTCGTCCCGGCGGACGGGTGCGGTGACCGGATGCGGCGCCGGGCGGCTCACCGCACGCCGGGCGGGCGCCCGGCGGTGGTCGCGGCCCGGAGCGGGCCGGGGTGCCCGGTCCGGGACCGGAGCGGGCGGAACGGGACGGTGCGGGTGCGCACCGGGCGGGGGTGCGCGGTGCGCACCCCGCTCGCCCGGACGCCGGGGGCGCGTCCGGGCAGCACGAGGCCTCGACGGGTCATCGGGTCACTTCCGGTTCGGGGAGCCGGCCGGGCGGGGAGTTCCCGGCCGCCGCGCCGCGGCTCGAGGGGAGCGGGCCGTGACGCGGTACCGACGACGATAGGAACCCGGGCGGAACCGGAGTTGCGATCCTGAGAGGCGGCACCGCCGTCCGGCAGCGTCCCGGGGCCGAGCGGCACCCGATCGGTCCACTCGGAGTACAGACGTCCGTCCATCCGGATCGCCCGTTCTCAGGCGCTGCCGCTCACCGCTGCGCGGCTGCGACGAGCGCGCCCCGCCGGCGCCCCGGCGATCAGGCGCCGGCCGGGGCCGCCGAACGCACGCCCTCGGACAGCTCCTCGGCGAGTGCCCGCACCGCGGACGGCCCGCCGGTCTCCAGCGCCTGCACGAACGCCGTCCCGACGATGACGCCGTCGGCGTAGGAGGCGGCGGCCGCCGCCTGCTCCGCGGTCCGGACGCCCAGCCCGACGCACACCGGGATGCTCGCGACCTCCCGGGTCCGGGCCACCAGGTCGCGGGCCTCCGCACCGATCGAGCGCACCCCGGTGACCCCCATCAGCGAGGCCGCGTAGAGGAACCCGCGGCTGGCCTCGGCGGTGAGCCGCAGCCGCTCCGGCGTGCTCGTCTGGGCGACCAGGAAGATCCGGTCCAGGTCGTGCTTGTCGGACGCGGCCAGCCACTCCTCGGCGTCGTCGGGCAGCAGGTCGGGCGTGATGAGCCCGGACCCACCCGCCTCGACCAGGTCGGCGGCGAACCGCTCGACGCCGTAGCGGTCGACGAGGTTCCAGTAGGTCATCACGACCGCGGGCGCGCCGGCCTCGACGACCCCGCGGACCGCGGTGAACGCGTCCCGGGTGCGGGCACCGTTGTCCAGGGCCTGCTGGGTGGCGCGCTGGATGACCGGGCCGTCCATCAGCGGGTCCGAGTACGGCAGCCCGACCTCCACGAGGTCGACGCCGCCGGCGACCATGGCCCGCATCGCCTCGACCGACCCGGCGACGTCCGGGAACCCGACCGGCAGGTAGCCGACCAGTGCCGCCCGGCCCTCCGCCCGGATCGCCTGCAGCCGCTCCGCCACGCCGGTCATCGGACCTCCCCGTCGGTCACCGCGTTGCCCTCGTCGTCGACGAGCCCGAAGTACTTCGCCGCGGTGTCGACGTCCTTGTCGCCGCGCCCCGACAGGTTGACGAGCACGACCTTGCCGGCGCCGAGGCGTCGCCCCTCGCGGAGCGCACCGGCCAGCGCGTGCGCGCTCTCGATCGCCGGGATGATGCCCTCGGTCCGGCAGAGCAGGCGGAACGCGTCCATCGCCTCGGCGTCGGTGACCGACTCGTAGCGGGCCCGGTGCATGTCGTGCAGCCACGAGTGCTCGGGCCCGACCCCGGGGTAGTCGAGCCCGGCGGAGATGGAGTGCGAGTCGCGGGTCTGGCCGTCCTCGTCCTGCAGGATGTAGCTGCGGGAGCCGTGCAGCACGCCGACGTCTCCCCCGCCGATCGACGACGCGTGCCGCGGGGTGTCGACCCCGTCGCCGCCGGCCTCGAAGCCGACGAGCTCGACGCCGACGTCGTCCAGGAAGGCGTGGAAGATCCCCATCGCGTTCGAGCCGCCGCCGACGCAGGCGCACACCAGGTCCGGCAGCGCGCCGGTGAGGTCCTGGACCTGCTGCCGGGCCTCGACGCCGATGATCCGCTGGAAGTCGCGCACCATCGCCGGGAACGGGTGCGGTCCGGCGACCGAGCCGATCAGGTAGTGCGTGTCGGCCACGTTGGTGACCCAGTCGCGCATGGCCTCGTTCATCGCGTCCTTGAGCGTCCGCGTGCCGGAGGCGACCGGGTGGACCTCGGCGCCGAGCATCCGCATCCGGGCCACGTTGAGCGCCTGCCGCCGGGTGTCGACCTCACCCATGTAGACGGCGCACTCCAGGCCGAGCAGCGCGGCCGCGGTCGCCGACGCGACGCCGTGCTGGCCGGCCCCGGTCTCGGCGATCACCCGGGTCTTGCCCATCCGCTTGGTGAGCAGCGCCTGGCCCAGCACGTTGTTGATCTTGTGCGAGCCGGTGTGGTTGAGGTCCTCGCGCTTGAGCAGGATCCGCGCGCCGCCGGCGTGCTCGGCGAACCGGGGCGCCTCGGTGAGCAGGCTCGGGCGGCCGGAGTAGGTGCGGTGCAGCTCGGCCAGCTCGGCCTGGAAGGCCTCGTCGGTCATCGCGGCGTGGTAGGCCTGCTCGAGCTCGTCCAGGGCGGCGACCAGCGCCTCCGGGACGTAGCGGCCGCCGAAGCGGCCGAAGTACGGGCCGGTCTGGTCCACCAGCCGCGCCGAGCCCCCGGACGGGGGAAGGGCGGTGTCGGTCACGAGAACTCCTGACGGATGTGCAGGCTGCCGGATGTGCAGGACCCGCGATCGGGGATGCGGGTGCGTCGGCCACGGCCGCCCGCCGATCGGGTGTCCCATGACGGTACACCGCCGCCACCACCGGGTTTGCGGCGCACGGACGCCACGGCGCGGCGGTTCAGACGAAGCGCGGGCGCCCCGCCACCCAGCCGAGGACCATCTCGACGGCGATCACCGCACCCAGCAGGACCAGCGACGCCGTCCAGGTGCCGGTGAACCCGTGCAGCATCCCGAACAGGAACGGCCCGCAGGCGCCGACCAGGTAGCCGAAGCCCTGCGCCATCGCGGACAGGTCGGTCGTCTCGGACGCCTCCCGGGTCCGCAGCGCGATCACGCCCAGCCCGAGCGGGAACACCCCCATGCCGGTGCCGAGCAGCACCGTCCACAGCCAGGGGGCCGCGGCCGGGGCCACGGCCAGCCCGACCACCGCGGCCAGCGAGCAGGCGGCGAGGCCGACGATCCAGCCGGACTGCGAGCGCCGGTTCAGCGCGATCGGCGGGATGACGAAGCTCAGCGGGATCCCGATCAGGTTGATCACCGCGAGCATCAGGCCGGCGTCGGTGCGGGAGATCCCCTCGGAGACGAACAGCTCGGACAGCCAGCCCATCGCGACGTAGGCGACGCAGGCCTGCAGCCCGAAGAACGCGGTGACCGCCCAGGCCAGCGGCCGGCGCAGCATCGAGCGGCGCTCGTCGGACGCCGCGGAGGGCGCGTCCGCCGCGGAGCCGTGCCGCGCCCCGCACGCCCAGACGACCAGGGCCGCCGCGGACAGCAGCGCCCAGGCGCCGACGGCGCCGCGCCAGCCGCCCAGCAGCGCCTCCACCGGCGGGGTGAGCGCCGCGCCGATGCCGCCGCCCGCGGCCAGCGCCGCGGTGTAGATGCCGGTGACCCGGCCGACGGCGCCCGGGAACGACTCCTTGACCACCACCGGGATGAGCACGTTGCCGACCGCGATGCCGGCGGCGGCGACGAAGGTCCCGCCGAGCACCACCCACGGCCCGTCGACGATCCGGAGCAGCAGGCCCGCGGTGAGCACGGCGAGCGCGAGGCCGACGGCGCGGGCCATGCCCAGGCGCCGGCCCAGCCACGGCGCGGCGATCGCGGCGAGCCCGAAGCAGATCGTCGGGACGGCGGTGAGCACGCTGGTCCAGGCGGTGGAGGCACCGAGGTCGTCGCGGACCTCCCCGAGCACCGACGCCATGCTGGTGACGGCGGGGCGCAGGTTCGTCGCGGCCAGGGCGACACCCACGACGAGCAGGGGCGTGCCGATCAGGGCGGCGCGGCGCGAGCGGTCCACCCGCTCCGCGGTCGTCGTGGCGATGGTCCCCTCCGTGCGCGTCTCATGTTCAGCAATGCTCACGAGATACTATTCTTACAGACGTAGGATGTTCGGATGGAAGGATGATTCGGTGCCCCTCATCACGGCGCGCCGCGGCGGCCTGGTCGACCAGGTCATCGACCAGCTCCGGACGGCCATCTCCACCGGGGAGTGGCCGGTGGGGCGGCGCATCCCGCCGGAGTCCGAGCTGGCCGCGACGCTCGAGGTGGGCCGGAACACGGTCCGGGAGGCCGTCCGGGCGCTCGCCCACGGCGGGCTGCTCGAGGTCCGCCAGGGCGACGGCACCTACGTCCGCGCGACGACCGAGCTGTCCGGTGCGCTCCGCACCCTGTGCGGCACCGAGCTGCGCGAGGTCCTGGAGGTCCGCCGGACCCTCGAGGTCCAGGCCGCCCGGCTGGCCGCGGCCCGCCGGACCGACGACGACCTGGTCGAGCTCCGCGCGGCGCTCGCCGAACGCGACGCCGCCGTGGCCGCGGTCGTGGCGATCACCCGCCGCGGCGGCGAACCGGCCCCGGCCGACACCGAACGCGCCGCCCGCGCCGACGCCGACTTCCACCGCACCGTCGTGCGCTGCTCGGGCAACGGCCTGCTCACCGAGCTCTACCGGGGTGTGGTCGAGGCGGTCGCGGGCAGTGTCGCGGCGACGATGCCCGCGACCGTCGGGACCGACGACGACGTCTCGCACACCGGGCTCGTCGAGGCCATCGCCGACGGCGACGTCGAGCGGGCGGCCCGGGAGGCCGGCGACTTCCTGGACCGGCTGATCGCGCAGCACCGGCCCGGCCGCACCGCCCGGCACCGCGGATCACGGCCGGGTTAGCCTGCCGGGCCGGACACGATCCAGCCCCGAACCCCCGACCCGAGGAGTGCTCCGGCGTGCTGAAGGGCTTCAAGGACTTCCTGCTGCGCGGGAACGTCATCGACCTGGCCGTGGCCGTCGTGATCGGCACCGCGTTCACCGCGGTGGTCACGGCGTTCACGAAGTCGTTCCTCGAGCCGCTGCTGCGGCTGTTCTCGGGCGGCGAGAACGCGGTCCCGCCGGGAACCATCCCGCTCACCGACGACGTCCAGCTCGACTACGCGGCGTTCCTGAACTCGATCGTCCAGTTCCTGATCACGGCCGCCGTCATCTACTTCCTCGTCGTGTACCCGATGAAGTGGCTGCAGGAGCGCCGCAAGCGGGGCAAGGAGGAGGAGACCCCGGAGACCGACAGCGAGCTGCTGACACAGATCCGGGATCTCCTCCGGGAGCAGGCCGAGCGCGAGCGCGAGCGGAGCTGACTCAGTCCGGGTGGTTGCCGGTCCCGATCCGGAACGGCGTGTCCACCCCCCGGTACATGAGGTGGGCGATCAGCCCGTTTTTCGCGTGCTCCAGGTTGTGGCAGTGGTCGGCCCACAGACCCGGGTTGTCGGCCACGAACGCGACGTCGAACTCCACGCCGGGTGCGACGTCCAGGCTGTCCGTCCACCAGGGGCTCCCGGTGGCGGGCGCCCCGTCCCGGGCGAGGACGACGACGTGGTGCCCGTGCAGGTGCATCGGATGCACCTCCGAGGAATCGTTGCGGACCCGCATCCGGACCACGTCGCCCTCGTCGACGACGTACATCGGCACGTCCGGCCACATCCGCCCGTTGACCGTCCACCACACACCCGGGACGCCGTCGACGAAACCGGGCCGCCGGCCGATCACGTAGTCGAAGCGCCGCTGCGCGGCGTCCGGGTCGAACCCGATCGGCGCGGGCGCGCCGTAGGTCAGCAGGTCGAGATCGTCGCGTGGCCGGGGCGAGGGCGGTGGGCCCGCCGAACCCGGTGGTGCGAGCACCAGCGCCGCTCCCCCGCCGACCTCGATCCGGGCACCGCCCGCGGGGACCTCGACCTCCAGGTCGGCGCGGCCGCCCGCGGGCACGGACACGGCGAGCCCGGCGACGGGTGCGGGCCCGCGGACCTCGGCCCCGTCCACGGCGCGCAGCCGGAAGCCGGCGCCGGTCACCCAGGCGGGCACGGCACCCTCGTCGGAGTTGATCACCCGTACCCGGACACGCTCACCCGCCGCGGCGGGCACGATGACACCGTCCTCCTGGCCGTTCACCGTCCGTGCCCCGGCGAAGGTGTGCGAGACGGCGGTGACGTCCCCTTCCGGCGCTCCCGCCGGGGGCTCCACCACGAGCGCGCCGAACAGGCCCTGCCGGACCTGGACGTGCGAGACCTGGTGGGAGTGGTACCAGTAGGTGCCGCTGTCCGGTGCCCGGAACCGGTAGACGAACTCGCCGCCGGGCCGGACGGCGTCCTGGGTGATCCCGGCGACGCCGTCGTCACCGTTCGGGACGTCGACGCCGTGCCAGTGCAGGGTCACCCCGTCCGGGACGGACTCGTTCCGCAGCCGGATCTCGACCAGCTCACCCTGCCGGGTCCGGATCTCCGGGCCGGGACTGGTGCCGTTCAGCGTGTAACCGTCGACCGTGCGGCCGCTCGGCAGCCGGAACACCTCGCGCCGCGCGGTGAGCGTCACGGTCACCGCGGCCGGCCCGGTCGTGGCATCCCGCAGCTCGGGCACCCCGACCGCCGGGTGCCCGGCGTGCCCGCCGTGGGCGTCCTCGGTGCCGGGGCCGCCACCGAGGTCGACCGTGCCCATGTCCATCGCCGAGTACCCGGCCGGCATCCGGCTGTCCCACCACAACCATCCGACCGGGACGAGCACGGCGAGGGTGGCCAGCACGGCGAGGGCCGTGCGCCACCGGGCCCGCCGCACCGGGGTGGCGGGCCCGGCGGCGCCGGCCGTGGGTTCAGCCGACGTCAGCACGTGAGGCCGGCGGCTGCTGCCCGGACAGGCCCGGGGACGGCTCGCGCGGCGGCGCGGACATCGCGCTGGTCGACGCCGCGATCGCGCTGGCCCGCCGCGCCGCACCGGCGGCGGCGAGGGCCAGGCCGAACACCAGCAGCGCGTTGGCGCCGTGGAGCAGCCCGGCGATCGCGATCCCGTGGCCGAGCAGGCCGAGCGTGACCTGCAGCGCGACGGCCACGGTGAGCCCGCCGGCAAGCATGATCCCGCGCGGGACCTTCGCGAAGAACGAGACGATCAGCAGGATCAGGGTGACCGCGGGGATGACCATCATCCCGTTCATGCCGTGCACCATGAAGCCGGTGACCTCGGCGAACGGGGCCGCCTCGCCCTCGATGGCGGCGGCGTCCAGCACGCCCCCGTTCATGATCCAGATGAACAGCCCGGCGTCGCCCCATGCCAGGGCGGCGGCCTGGACGACGACTCCGAGTGCGACGAGCAGGGCGAGTACCTGGTAGGCGATACGCACGACGACCTCCCACGGTCCGAACGGAACGACAGGAGTGTTCCGAGTCACACGACCGTGGTCATCGACAAGCGTGATGAACCACGCCGCGTGCCGGTACCGACACGCGCGCCGCCCGGCTCGACAGCGCGCCGCGTGCCGAGCAGGCTGTCCGGGTCGCGGCGGGGGGTCCGCCGCAGGAGGGGGACGTTCTCGGATGGCGGAGGCCACCACGTCGGCCGGGGAGCACGAGCCGGCGCTCAAGCGGGTCCTGGGCCCGAAGCTGCTGTTGCTGTTCATCGTCGGCGACATCCTGGGCACCGGCATCTACGCGCTCGTCGGCCAGGTCGCCGAGGAGGTCGGCGGGGCGGCGTGGCTGCCGTTCCTGGTCGCCTTCGCGGTCGCGATGATCACCGCGTTCTCCTACCTGGAGCTCGTCACCAAGTACCCCGCGGCGGCCGGGGCCGCGCTGTACACGCACAAGGCCTTCGGCGTCCACTTCCTCACGTTCATGGTCACGTTCGTGGTGATGAGCTCGGGGATCACCTCGGCGTCCACGGCGTCGCGGGCGTTCGCGTCGAACCTCAACGAGGGTTTCGGCCTCGACCTGGGCAACGGCGGGATCGTGCTGATCGCGCTGGGCTTCATGCTGCTGGTCGCGGCGGTCAACTTCCGGGGCGTCGGCGAGAGCGTCAAGCTCAACGTGGTGCTCACGCTCGTCGAGCTCTCCGGCCTGCTGCTGGTGATCCTGATCGGGGTGTTCGCGATCGCGGGCGGGAACGCCGACTGGTCCCGGGTGGTCGCGTTCGACACCCCCGAGGACAAGGGCGTGTTCCTGGCGGTGACCTCGGCGACGTCGCTGGCGTTCTTCGCGATGGTCGGCTTCGAGGACTCGGTGAACATGGCCGAGGAGTGCCACGAGCCGCGCCGGATCTTCCCCAAGATCATGATCACCGGCCTGACGCTCACCGGGATCATCTACGTGCTGGTCGCGATCTGCGCCGTCGCGCTGGTCCCGGTCGGCGCGCTGGCGGAGAGCGAGACACCGCTGGTCGAGGTCGTCCGGGCCGGCGCCCCGGGGATCCCGGCGGACGCGGTGCTGCCGTTCATCTCGATGTTCGCCGTCGCCAACTCGGCGCTGATCAACATGCTGATGGCGTCCCGGCTGCTCTACGGCATGGCCAACCAGGCGGTGCTGCCCAAGCCGCTGGCCCGGGTGCACCCGTTCCGCCGCACCCCGTGGGTGTCCATCCTGGTCACGACGCTGGTCGCGTTCATGCTGATCATCTACGTGTCGCTGGACTCGGACTCCGACGTCGTCTCCGCGCTCGGCGGGACGACCTCGCTGCTGCTGCTCGCGGTGTTCACGATCGTCAACATCGCGGTGCTGGTGCTGCGCCGCGACCGCATCGACGCCGACCACTTCCGGGCCCCGGCCGGGCTGCCGGTCGTCGGTGCGGTGGCCAGCGCCTACCTGGTCCTGCCGTTCTCCGGCCGGGACGCGATCCAGTACGAGCTGGCCGGGCTGCTGCTCCTGCTCGGGCTCGTCCTCTACGGGATCACGATCCTGCTCAACCGCAGGCTCGGCGTGAAGCAGACGGTCCTGGATCCGACCAAGCTGGACGGCTGACGCCTCGTGAGTGCGTAGGAGGGCCGGAGCCCTCCTACGCACTCACGAGCCGATCGGCCAGCTCCTTCTCGAAGAACGTGAAGAACCCGTCCGGGTCCGGGCCGGCGTTGATCAGCGCGAGGCGGTCGTAGCCGGCGTCGGCGAACTGCCGGGCGACGGCGACGTGCGCCTCCACGTCCGGGCCGGCACCGAACAGCGCCGCCATGTCCTCGACCCGCACGAACTGCGTGGCGGCCTCGAAGTTGCGGACGTTCGGCAACTCGGACTGGATCTTCCATCCGGTCGGGCCGAACCGGAACTTCTCGTGCGCCGCGGCGAGCGCCTCCTCCTCGGTGGGCGCCCAGGCCAGCGGCACCTCGGCGTAGCGGGCCCCGGTGCCGCCCGCCGCGGTGTAGGCCTCGACCAGGTCGGAGCGCGGCTCGGTGGTGAACAGGGCGTCGCCGAGCTCGGCGGCGATCCGCGCGGCCTTCGGGCCCCCGGCGGCCACCGCGATCTCCGGCGGTGTCTCCGGGAGGTCGAACACCTGGGCGTCCTCGATCGTGAGGTGCCGGCCGCGGTAGGTGCGGTAGCCCCCGGACCACAGCAGGCGGATGATCTCCAGCGCCTCGCGGAGCATCTCGTGCCGCACACCGACGACCGGCCACTCGGCGCCGGTGACGTGCTCGGAGAGCCGCTCCCCCGAGCCGATGCCGAGGGTGAACCGGCCGTCGGACAGCAACGCGGTGGTGGCCGCGGCCTGGGCGACGATGGCCGGGTGGTAGCGGATCATCGGGCAGGTCACGCCGGTGGCGAGCCCGATCCGCTCGGTCCGCGCGGCGATCGCCGCGAGGATCGACCAGGCGAACCCCGAGTGGCCGTGGCTCTGCAACCACGGGTGGTAGTGGTCGGAGATCTCGACGAAGTCGAAACCGGCCTCCTCGGCGCGGACGGCCTGGCGGACCATCTCCTGCGGCGAGAACGCCTCGGCGAAGAGCTTGTATCCGATGTGCACGGCCGCCGGGTACCCGCGCACCGCAGTCGTCATGCCCCCCGCAGTGCCTCGACGGCGGCCGCGACCTCCAGCAGGAACCGGTCGGCGCCGTGCCGGGCGACGAGCTGGATGCCGACCGGGAGCCCGTCCGGGGTCCGGCCGAACGGCACCGAGATCGCCGGGCAGCCGGTGACGGTGATCAGGTACGCCGAGCGCATCCAGTCCAGGTAGGACTCCATCGGGCGGCCGGCGACGGTGGCCGGGAACTCCTGGCCGGCCGGGAACGGCGGCACCTGCGACACCGGCAGCACCAGCACGTCGTGGTCGGCGAGGAACTCGCGCATCCGCTGCGCGAGCGCGGTGCGCCGCTGGTAGGCGAGCGCGACGTCGGCGCCGGTCAGCGGCGCGCCGGCGCGGATGTTGGCGGCCAGCGAGGGCTTGAACTCGTCCGGGTGCGCGGCGAGCAGCTCGCCGAGCTTCGCCTGGAACAGCCAGGCGCGCAGGGTGCGGAAGCACTCGTCGGCGCCGTCCAGGTCGGGCACGTCCGCGGTGACCCGCGCGCCGGCACCGGCGAGCGCGATACCGGCGGCCTCCACCACCGCCGCGACGGGCTCCTCCACGGCGAACGCACCGCCCAGGTCGGTCGAGACCGCGACCCGGAGCCCGGCGAGCGGCGCGGGCTCGACCGGTGGCGCGAACGCGGACCCGGGATCGCCGAGGGCGTGCGGCGCCCGCGGGTCCGGCCCGGCGATCACCGACAGCAGCAGGGCCAGGTCGCCGACCGTGCGGGCGATCGGGCCGGCCGTGCAGAGGGCCTCCCACATGTTCGGCGACGGCCACTCCGGCACCCGGCCCCAGGACGGCCGCAGCCCGACCACCCCGCAGAACGACGCCGGGTTGCGCAGCGAACCGCCCATGTCGGAGCCGTCGGCCAGCGGCACCATCCCGGCCGCGACCGCGCACGCCGCCCCGCCGGACGAGCCACCGGCCGAGCGCGACGGGTCGTGCGGGTTGACCGTGGTCCCGAAGACCCGGTTGAACGTGTGCGATCCGGCGGCGAACTCCGGCACGTTGGTCTTGCCGATCGGCACCGCGCCCGCGGCGCGGATCCGCTCGACGACCAGCTCGTCGGTGTCCGGCACGTGCTCGGCCAGCAGCGGCGAGCCGTAGGTGGTGCGCCAGCCGGCCACGTCGTGGGTGTCCTTGAACGCGAACGGCAGCCCGTGCAGCGGGCCCGGTTCGGTGCCGGCGGCGAGTGCCTCGTCGGCTGCGGCCGCGCCGGCCCGGGCCCGGTCGGTGTCGAGCGAGACGATCGCGTTGAGCTGGGGGTTCCGCTCCGCGATCCGGTCGAGGTGCAGGTCGAGGAGCTCGCGCGCCGAGATCTCCTTGGCCCGCAGGGCGGCGGCCTGGGCGCGGGCGGTCGAGTCGACCGAGACCCCGGCGGTCACCGGCGCCCTCCGGGCACCGCACCGGCCGTCCCCGGCCCGCCGGCCGCCGTCACCGTCGTCTCCATCGACCCGTCACTCCCTCGCTCGGACCCCGCGTATCGA
It contains:
- a CDS encoding TIGR03557 family F420-dependent LLM class oxidoreductase, yielding MTTAVRGYPAAVHIGYKLFAEAFSPQEMVRQAVRAEEAGFDFVEISDHYHPWLQSHGHSGFAWSILAAIAARTERIGLATGVTCPMIRYHPAIVAQAAATTALLSDGRFTLGIGSGERLSEHVTGAEWPVVGVRHEMLREALEIIRLLWSGGYRTYRGRHLTIEDAQVFDLPETPPEIAVAAGGPKAARIAAELGDALFTTEPRSDLVEAYTAAGGTGARYAEVPLAWAPTEEEALAAAHEKFRFGPTGWKIQSELPNVRNFEAATQFVRVEDMAALFGAGPDVEAHVAVARQFADAGYDRLALINAGPDPDGFFTFFEKELADRLVSA
- a CDS encoding amidase family protein, whose protein sequence is MTAGVSVDSTARAQAAALRAKEISARELLDLHLDRIAERNPQLNAIVSLDTDRARAGAAAADEALAAGTEPGPLHGLPFAFKDTHDVAGWRTTYGSPLLAEHVPDTDELVVERIRAAGAVPIGKTNVPEFAAGSHTFNRVFGTTVNPHDPSRSAGGSSGGAACAVAAGMVPLADGSDMGGSLRNPASFCGVVGLRPSWGRVPEWPSPNMWEALCTAGPIARTVGDLALLLSVIAGPDPRAPHALGDPGSAFAPPVEPAPLAGLRVAVSTDLGGAFAVEEPVAAVVEAAGIALAGAGARVTADVPDLDGADECFRTLRAWLFQAKLGELLAAHPDEFKPSLAANIRAGAPLTGADVALAYQRRTALAQRMREFLADHDVLVLPVSQVPPFPAGQEFPATVAGRPMESYLDWMRSAYLITVTGCPAISVPFGRTPDGLPVGIQLVARHGADRFLLEVAAAVEALRGA